Part of the Catharus ustulatus isolate bCatUst1 chromosome 18, bCatUst1.pri.v2, whole genome shotgun sequence genome is shown below.
ATTTTGGCCAGAAGGAATTAATTAGAGGAAAGATGAATCTTGCAAGAAAGTGGAAACAGCATTACACTTTGCTGCAATTTgcaaaacaaacactgaaagaattgttacagttctttttaaaagtttgaaaaCACATAAACTGAAAACTTTCAATTTGCTGTTACCTCAGAAATTGTCTCAGAGCAGTATCATACTTTACATATCAAGTAATCATTCTCAGCTCTAATAACATGTATAGCAGGCAGAGCTCTTGTAATCTGGTGAACTGCAGCAGTTCCTGCCTCCTTTATTCCATGTTTGTGTACACTTTAGTCATCCTAACTGAACTCCTCCTGCACAAAtacactgtatttatttttcataattattaTTTACAACCATTTGCTGAATGCAGGGTGAACAGTTACAAACACAGTGCATGCCTCAGCAGCGAGTCATCTCCAGCTTGATTTATTCTGGTTCCTCGACAGCTTTATGTGGTTCATGTGATAACTTTTGGATTTGTAGCAAAATGTCTTGAGACTGAAGTTCACAATGCCAAATTTCATCCATAAGCACAGGTGCTCAGTAAATCTGAGAGAGTCTGAGTGGCATGAAATGTGTGTGTAGTGGGGATTGTTGTTACAAAAATAACTGGTATTGTCTGAAAGCAATTGTATTTTTCACTCTCAAGGCAGCAGAATTGTTCATAAATGTCCAGAACAATATTCAGGTGAAACCATCAGTGAACTGTATTTCATTGGAAGATTGTGAAATACTGCTGTAAGGCAGTAAGAACTAGTTGGACAAGTTTTTGTCAAGAGTTGTTTTTGTAGTTCACCCTTCCTTTAGGCAAAGTGGTGCGCTAGAAAAATCTGTTCCTTCCCACTGCCTGAGAAGGTTTATTAAGCAGAAGATGAAAGTGGAATAGCTGCTTGTGCTCACTCAGTGGCAGCCATGtgtctgctgctgtgtttggcCTGTAGTCATCCAGGCTGCAGATTCAGTGCAGTTTCCAGGACTATCCAGAAAAATCTCCTATTTCTACTATTGCCAGGGGGGCTTGGAATACATAGAATTTAATTCTGCAATCCCACTGGATTGTCTGTATGAGCAATGGGATAAACTTCCTCAGCATTGTCCTGGCTGTAGAAAATCTGGCAGAAACAATTTCTAAAGAAGATTGTTAATGCTTGATTGAAAAAGCAGATTACATGTTTGATGGTAAAAATCATCCAGAGAGTATATGCACATGGATTTGCAGAATCTGATGAACAGCCTAATACAATTAGAGGCTAGAAATGAGATTCAAAGGAGAAAAGTGTTTCTTACAGCAATTGTTTTATCAGCATCTATTCTGTCACAAAACTGAGGCTGAATTCCCCTATTCTCAATGTCTTTCTATCATATATACCAAAGAagtatatttgattttttttttccccctatggTTACAGTGtatagaaaatttatttttcccagagTGTAAACTAACATCTTTTCTTCCTATAGAATGTTAGCAAGATACAAGCATAATATGCTGtattaaataatgcatttcctatacatatacaaatatatattacTATAACACATCACACATTTTTACATAACAAAGTCTCTATTTTCCCACAACATAACAATattaagataaaaatacatataaaatcaTGTAGTCAACAAACTAAACTAGTTTTAAATGTAGATTTTGAATGAGGGAAGGCACTTGTCCAGCTGGCCCCTTTCCACCTGAGGTCCACACACAGTGCAGGCTGCTGGAACTGGGGTGCTGTGTGAAGGCAGCAGGCTCACAAATCCCTGCTGTGGCAGTTCAGCAGAAGTTCAGCTCCTGGGCAGACATCTGTCCTTGTCCTGTGACTTTGTGTCTGCCTAGCTGTGGACTCAGGGAGCTCTTAGCTCATCTCCCTGTGCAACCACCCCATGAGCAAGTCAAAGAGCTCAGCTCTGTAAAAAGTaactcagggaaggaaaagccatGGCAGTTTTTGACCTGGTCAGTTTATTGCACCACTACACAGCTGGTCACACCAACACAAGAGTGAGCAGgggccagagcaggagctgaaatcCGTGTGAATGAGGAGGCAGCTCCTCGTGATGATTTGGTTATCAAAACAGttgcttttcatattttagCCAGTGTCACATTTGCAGCCTGTCCAGCCTCTTGGGGGGACTGCTAGGCAGGAGCTCAGAAGGGTGTTCAGATACAATTCCAAACAAATTCTTCTGCAGTTCAATTTGTCAAAGAAAATGGTGCAACCACCAtcctgaggtgtccctgctctccagctgccagctctcagCTGGCTGTGTAGTAGGGGCATTTCTTTTGTGGGATTACATCAGTTGTGCATGGTCacactttttgcttttctccccaAACCCTTACAGCAAAGATCAAAACGTGCTACATTAATGGATACCACATACCTTGGCCATAAATCACCACACCCTGAAGTGTCTGcactgggactgggagtgaCCCAACCACATTTTGAAAGAACCCACACTGGAGAGAGCTACCTGCTCTTCATGGTCTGAGCCCTGTAAAGTAGTAAGTGCTATTTAAGGGACCCTGTCCATGAATTTCCATCCATAGCTCTGTTTGCTAGCACTAGAAGTATCTAGAATCAGCCACTCTAAAAGATTTGGTGGGAGGGAACATAATTTATTCTATGCTTTTATCAGTGTATTTCCCATGCACTGTTTAATATACTCATTTATTGGTGCCATGACCAGTTCATCTCCTGTAAGTGCTGGTTTTATGGGACTTTTGTACATAAATTTGACTAATGTTCCCCATGAAAGTCCcatgaaatacaattttatataaaaaatatttgaggaaCTAAGGGAGCAAtacaaaaatctcatttcttgAATTCCCTAGATTTTGCATTAGCATCAATCTTTGTTGCTGTTtgtaataatattttctctaaTATTACAGAGAAATTAAGTTCTTCTCTAAGGAAGAGAACTGTAacattctgttttttctgtagtAGGTGTAAATCAGCCACTGGGTATtcctgatgggtttttttcagtttatcaCCATTAGGTAACTGCTTTATGAATGTCTCTGATAAAGTCTTTAATTGTATTTGATAAGGCAGGCAAAGCTTCATCACTTTGTGATAAGCCCTGTGTGCTTGTAACAGCTCCTGAGGATCTGGCACCACACTGGGATTCTCTGCCTGCTTTCCTTTTACTGCACCAAATTAAGGATGCTTAGGAACCAACCtactttgttttgctgtgaaTCTCTGAGGTGAACCCTTTCTCCACACAGCATGATGCAAAACCTTACTTTTAGAAAAGGCAATTTCAGAACTTTCATTGGGTCTGAAGCAGACAATGGTTTTTGGTCCAACATGATGACATGCAAGAGAGAACCAGCATATTTTTTACAACTTGTCCTGTCTTCATTTTAGCTAATACTGTAGTTATATTTTCCTGTATTCTTTCCAGCAGCTCATGCAAGAAAGTACTAGATGTTCCCATGCTGTTCCATTTTTTATATAAACAATTCCATAATTGCTGGCTTAGTAAAGTCTGGTTTCTTTTAAGCATGTATTGTGATATTGTTCAGCTGTCCCTAGCACTCATCTGTGGTACATAAATCGAGCTGGACTGAATTCAGTTCAGGTAAAAGACCAGATCTACTGTGGTAAGGCACAATATTTCACTGCTTAATTCTTTGATGCTCTATTTTTTCAATGAAATCTGTAGTTGTCTCAAAAAGGAGGGACTTATATGTTAAAAAACATAAGGACAGAGAGAATGAATTTAAACTCAGTGAcaattttcttacttttcttaATTACCTTTGGCAGATGCACTTAATAAATGTTCTCTGACTGCACATCTGGGATATGCAGACCATTGGTATATGTTCAAACTTAACCAGAGTTTCTGCAGTTTAATGGCTCTCAGTGAACCTCCTCCAACTCAGTTTGAGGAGCTGCCCACTGTAAACTTGGCCAGTcattttttctgacatttgcatTGACAGTTTTTCCTAAATATCTTGCTGGTCTGAACTTGCTGAGATTCACTGCTGATCCCTTGGAATCACTTGTCTCCCACTTGTGGTGGAAGGATGAGAAATCTGAGTGTTGTGGATGGGCAGTCAGTCTACCAAAGAGAAGTAGTTAATGCTGTCTGTTGCAATCAGAGAGAAACTAGCTCACAGATAGAACCCCACTGATGTTTTAGTTCTTTGGCAATTAAGGCAATTACCttaaaaattcagttctgtTTTAGTGTTGCAGTCAAGGAGACACTTCTCACAGCTAAGTGTCAAGCTGTTCCTTGCATGTTCAGcggcacagcctggcccaggTGAGTTGGTGATAGCAACCTACAACTTCATAAATACTTTGGGCAGCTGAGATTAATGCATGTGACTTCAGAGTAAAAATTTGTTAGTGAGCCTCACTGATAAAAATTCAGTGGATTATGGTCTCTTTGGACAATCCCTTTCAGAAGCCCTAAGCTTATACCCAGGATAAATGCTGGCTGTCAGGCTGGAgtacaataattttttaaaggatcaCTGTGAAGATGAACAAAGTTATCATAAACATCAGTGAATGATGGGTCAGACAGAGTAATTTAAAAGGCTTCAATGCTCATGCAGGCCCTGACCTGGTGAGCACTAGTCAATCAAAATGTATATTTGTAGCTGAATCTTGTTCTAGAGGCATCCTGAAtgtgattttttgtgtttgcatCTTTTTATGTCTGCTTGAAGacacaagaaacagaaaatgcagaaagagcacagcactgaacaACCAGGCTGATAATTTTTCCAGTCTTTGATTCCCATTCTACTGTTTAGTACCATTTAGATGTGTTTTCATCAAGGCAAGTAAGCTCTGTTTGCTGTGGTAGCTGAACAGGTTATCAGTACCCACCTCTGTCTTCAGCCTTAAGAATAAAAGGACTAAAGCAGCCTGATGTGCAGGCAAGTGGGACACAAGAAACCCTCAACCTGTAGATACCCCTTCAGTTACCTTTGGCAGGGGTTCAGGACATTTTGAATTCTACAAGTTTTTACATCTATTTTAAGTGCAATGGTTTAAAGGCAGTAATTAACAGCACTACAGACTTGAGGAGCACCAGTATTTCAGAATTATTGCTACAATTCAGTCCGTTCCCACTGGTATATCCAAGAGAGCAGCAGACAGGCAAAGTCAGTCAAAAGCCTTTGGAAATGGACTTTTTGGAAAACAGGTATGAgattgggagaaaaaaaaaaggaaggttaATCTCAAGTCACCTGGATTTTAAGAAGATCCATTCTTGCAAAAGAAAAGACGCTTCAGTTTCCCACCAGTGGGTTGCAATCGTCTTGTTGATTCCGAAGCTTTTTCTTGAAGATGGATATTGATGTGGATGGTTGATAAAATATACTCCAGATCTCACCAGCAGTAGTGACATCACTGCAATCTTCtgtttcagctgcagctggaatctGGTGGGACCTAGGACACAAGAGTTAATTCACTGTTGTGTTCATGTGCTTGGGTAGCCATGGTTATTAATATACTGCAGCACTTCTACACTGGGAGTGTCACAGCTTCCACTGCATCTGTGACACTTTCACCTGCTGTGTGAAATGCAGGGTTTTGGAGTGTCTCTTGGTTGGCTTGACCAAATGAGAAGTTAGGTGTCCTTTTGCCACCCTATGACAGCAGTGACATTAAGGTAAGACAGACTCTACAGACTGTAGTTGTTGTTATTATAGTTGCTattaatacaaattaatttccttgtaTATTCAAGCATGTTTGTACTATGGGAATACAATATTCAGTATTTTGACTTGTTGATGACTCACCCATCATTTCATTCAGTGAGTGTCCATCTAGAGGACACAAAATTTACTTGATATGAGTGcagaggttttaattttttccctgtaaattaTCATAATTTGATCTCACCAAGTCTAGATGTCTGATAACATTTTCCTCCTAAAGTACAAGTCTTGCCAAATCAAGAGCAGAAGAGACAGTCTAGTAGCAACTGCTACCCTAACAGACTGAAAAGTTAACAAATGTGCTTATTTAGGATCTTCTATGAGGACACAGATATGTAATAACTGACTTGGTTTGGAATATGGCCAATGTGATAATCAGAAGGCAGAAAGGAGCCTCAGGTTTGGTTCAGAGCTGAAATCTTGGTTCTCTGTGGTTGGTTTTGCTCCATACTCACCTCATGGTAATGTGCAGAAGTATCTTTGCTATGATGGCTGTAACACTCAggatgagcagtgctgtgaggCTGTATATTGTCCATTCTGCaaaggagaggagggggagCTGTCAGTACAttcatttatttagttttacAGTAAGAATATTGCATGAAAGGAGCAAACAGCCTTGTGATGCTTTATTCAAATATGTAATTTGACAATACTTTTAACCTACAAGTATTTTCTGCAGACTGGCACAAACCATACAACTTTCAGTCAgagctgttttttttcctttgcaggaCTCCTCCCACTAAAATTGAAAGCTGGCAAAATTCAAAGCATATACTAGTGAAATTACCTAGGAAAGCAAGCAGAAGTTCCCTTCTACCCACTGGCCCTTCCTCAAAGCATTGCCTGTACATGATGATTTGAACAGTATTTTTGGAACTGCATCAAATCCAAGGGTGCTGTTACTGTTGGTGTTCCTGGGGCAGTTTAACACTGGGAGGTTTAGGTGTAACTGTGCTAAGTCAGGCATTAGGCTGGGCCTAGTCCTAGGCTATTCCTAGGCACGTTCTGCACCTTGGCTGGTTTGGGTGTGTGCAGCTCTTGTTTCAGGTTTGGGATGCAGCTTCAGGACTGTGGGAGTGTCCACAGTGGGACAGAGGCTTCAGTgatgcagaaaagcagatgCCCAGGGTGGTTGAACAACAGGAGACAGTAACAGTGATATTCACCTTCAATTATTTACAACTCAACAATTTCCTGAATTCAGTGATGTCCTGAAGGAGAGTTCTCAACACAGTTCTCAGTGGCACTTCCCCTACACCCATTAACTTGTCTAGTCCTCTTTGTGCTACTGATGAGACTTTTGTTAATTGGAGTAACAGGGATGAAACCAGCATTCAAGCTATTCTAGATTCTACAAGAGTTTGCTATTTTTGCAGCAACTTGTGCCCTTCTGTGGCATGCAGTGGTCACTAAAGCTGATTTCAGTAAGGAGGCTGCTCTGACTCATGTATTTTGATGTGCTCTCATTTTCAAGAACTCCATCTTCACACTATTTCTGACTTAGGCTGAGAAgtgttttgaaatgaaatgagaaTCCCAGTTAGTGCTAATTAgactgaataaaaattaatctgttAGTAAGATCCACAGTGGATCTGCTAACATGGAGAAGGCAGCAAAGGAAATTGTGACTCTAAATTTTGCTTTGGCAAAGTGTATTTTCCCATTTGCACATTTTATGGTGTCATTACCAGGCATGGAGCTGGTTGGATGGCTCGGGCTGGTTGTGATGACATAGAGTATCTTTGATGACCGGGCTGCATTCATGCTGAGATTTGCTTGTTCATTTATCCTCTCTGAAAGGGTGTGATTGTGATTCACTGGGATCTTGTTTTGATGCACATTGTCCTTCACAGCTGAAAACAAGAGTGATTACAGTAACAATTTCTTAACACATGtaattggattttattttgtgctaATAAACAGACATGCTGCTCTCTGGTTTACTTAAGAGAACTCAAACAATCAAATTATATCTGATTCCTAAAAAAGCTTGTGCTTCACCAGGTTGGGGTTCTCAGAATTGTTCATAACAGTAGATACAACTCAAGGACCACAATGTTTTCTCCTGGTGACTTTCAGCTGGAGAGGAAGAGACTGTTGGAAGGAGACAGGATGAACCAACATGCAGACAGATTAttggtttttctctgtttctttcctttgtcaTTTTCTGATCTGTTCTAACAGGAAGGTATGGAATTGAATTTTTGAAAACCTGTATTTTGCTGTTTATGATGTAGCTGACTGGAATGTTCTGAACTGAGAGAAATTTTGGCAAAGCTTTCACCCACTGAGTATGGCAACAAGAGAGATGAAACACCTGTCAGAgctaaaatatttgttctttaatTGCCACTTCAGAAGTCTCCTGTGTGAATTAAATGCTTCACTGCAAGGTAGAAACAGCAAAGACAGCCTCTTACCTCTATACCTGATAGCAAATCCCTGGGCTTGATTGATGTCATCTGAGAAAAAgtacaaaattacaaaatccAAAGAGATGTTAAAGGTGTGGGGAGGTCGGTTCTTGCCATTAAAACGAGCTAGAACATGATAGGTGTAACCATCCAGCAATTCCACCATATCTGTAGCATCTTTGATTTCAAAAAGGACAAAGGTGAAGTGGATTTGAGATGCTCCTGGAACTTGTATGGTCCAATAACAGACTTTGCCTGTGCCATATGTGTCAGGAAAATCTGGGGAATAGATCACAGCTGTAGCAGAAGTGTAATTCCCTCCACAGGCACCAATCAGGGCTGTGAAAAcaagaggaaagggagaaaaatggggagggaaaaaagagttaATACATTAATTTTGCAAAGCTTTAGCACCCTGTAGATTCTAATACTTAAATGTGACTTGAAGGTACTTGCAGGTactctcagcagctgctccttgcctCCCACAGCATGGGGAGCACAGcctttgtttcctttgcttGGAATACTCTCCTTGTGCCTCAGTACTCTGACCTGTGCATCAGTGTTGATTACTGCAACTATCCCTTGTCCTTGTGTGTGACCATGCACCCtttcctgcctccctgcagaAATGAGATAATCACTGATTCAGGGGCTTCTACTCCATCCTatcaggcaggcaggagagtGGATTAGTGACTATTAACTGTCACTGCTTAATAACTGACATTCCTTCACAGCTGTATGAAACTGGAAACTTAAACCAGTGAATCCAGAGAGCACCTCCAATGCCACCAGCTGACAATGCAGATCCACACCTGCACATACAATGTTTTACTCTAGTTAGATCAATTCTTAGGGCATTTCTGATAGCTGACTTAGTACCACTTGTGGGGAAAGTGAGAGAACCTCTGGAGCATGAGCAAGCATCATTTCTTGGAAGAGCTATTtcacattacagtaatttcacgaatacaagccgcaccaatttgaccaaaattttggtggaaacccggaagtgcggctaatattccggggcggctaatctattaacaaaattctaaaagctgccaacacggaagtgagagcccgcggcagccccaagccaagctggagcccggccggccccggcagaggtgggaaagcctggcagaggcggggccagcagtgtggggggcgggcggcagagcctgagccagcagggcagggcagggagggcggcagagcctgagccagcatggcgggggagcccgggagaactggggctagcagtgcaggggagcatggcagaagcaggaaggccggcgggtggggctgcctggcagcgggggaagcccagcagaatcggggccagcagcgtgggggagcccggcggtgcgggggcctgcagtgccggccagggcgaggaaacgcgacggcggtgcagacgggagggggcggccggcgagcctggtggcggcggcggcagccctgccgacggggcgagcgaaagcggcgctcgcgaagcgccgccgccgcgagcgaaagcgccgccgccgcgagcgaagcgccgccgccgcgagcgaaagcgccgccgccgcgagcgaagcgccgccgcgagcgaagcgccgccgcgagcgaaagcgccgccgcgagtggaagcgccgccgcgagcggaagcgccgccgcgagcgaaagcgccgccgggcgggcgcggcgctcgcgaggcgcggtgctcgcgaggcgcggcgcagggcgagcgaaagcggcagcagggcggccggcgagccgggcggcggcagccctgccagccgggcgagcgaacgcggcagcggggcggtgctgacgggagaggggggccagcgagcccggcggcggcggcagcaccagccggccagccccgccgagccgtggtgctgagctgggccacccggccccgtcggcaaccatgagcgggccgagccttcctggccccgccccgagccagtaaagcccgctatgccgcgatcctcttactaattggccaatttgtgaaagctgcgcacgaacgaaagtgcggctaatattcggggtgcggcttatctattgacaaagacagcaacattgtcgaggcaccgggggtgcggcttataatccgtgcggcttgtattcgtgaaactactgtactacTGGATGAGAATTTTAGGCAGAAATGGAAAGCAGCTTTATTTTATACTGAATGGAGGTGTTTTGCTGTTTGGTGTGCAACAGTTCTCTTTGTTTTTGAGCCTTTTGCCTAATTTGCCTGTCCTTTGGGGAAAACAGCCTGCTTCAATACTTACTGTCAAAAAGAATGACTCTGCCATCCCCACCACAGGGCTGAGTGTGGTCTCCAAAGCAAACACTGTTGCATTCCGTGCTGGCTGCCTCCCCGTATCTCCAGTAGTCAGGATTATTTCCACAGAAACAAGCATAACCTGATTCCATGCCTGCAAACTTTGACAACAAAGATGCATAAGGAAGGGGGGAATAGTAATTGAAGGAGTGACAGCGGGAAGTTGTTTGAGCAGGAAAGCTGGCAGCAGAATCTGTGTGTTTTGGAGAAGTGTGATTAGTCAGAGGAACCACCACAGGCTATTTTTGTTTGGGCTGTCAGGATGCTGCTTCAGGCTAGGGGGAAAGCTGGAATGGAGGGCACCCTGACACTCAACTGCAGTTAGCAACCATCCTTTCTCCTGGTGTTAGTCAGTAGTCATTTGTCCAGATTCCTCTGGATGCAGAGACAGGGCTTGGAAGTGCAACTTCAGACCTCACAAAGGTTaaaaaaagtggggaaagaGGAGAAGTATGACAGAGAGATCTGGGCACGTTgccatttttgtctttgaagACATTTTGTAAACGTATGTCAAAGAAATCACCTTGAACTGCTGACTGCGGCAGGAGCTGATGCACGTTTGGATCGTCAGTTTGTTGGAGGTCTCGCTGGTGCCAGTCAAGGGTGGTGGCTCTCCATGGTCCTTGTAACAGCCCAGATTTCCTGGCACTGGCAGGAGAAACAAACAACAGTCATTCTAAAACTGCCTGCAAACATCCCAGACACCACTACCTCGTTACTGGGCAGCTCTCTCTGTTCTGGGTTTGACTTTGCACTGTGGGAATCATTGCTCTTTGTTACTCATACTCTCTATGATCCTTGTCATATTTTCCAAACACGCCCAGGGATGAGTGATGGGACAAAAGAGTATCCCAGCTTCTCAGCAATATACCTGTAAGACTCTCTAGCTGGTTTCAGTAAGCTGCAGTAAAATAGACAAGATAAATACTTGGTCATTTCTCCTGAAAGAGGTAACTAAAAAACCTCAAGGCATTAAGTGGATTCAGGGAGGGtcattgttgttttttttttttttgctattgaCATGCCTAttctgaaaatgtaaattaaactGTGTGATTTGTGTCTGATTTTCCAAACAATGACATTCTGGAGGTTTTCAAAACAGGATATTTGAGGAAGGGAACCAGAACTGTTTTAGAATGGAGTTTGGCAAGTTTTATGGGAGGAACTATATACTTATATAGGGGAATTTCCTAATATTTAAAACTTGAATTCTGATATTAATCTGATGCATCATACaaagagattaaaaatgaacaatattacttaaaaaaaaccaacccaactcatctatttattttaatatgatgTTTCAAGGCTCCTTGGTCACTATGGGAGATCAGAGTTTTCCCccttc
Proteins encoded:
- the KREMEN1 gene encoding kremen protein 1, producing the protein MEPPALAAVLAFSGLALSCCREPVLSECYTANGADYRGTQNQTSQYAGKPCLFWNETFEHPYNTVKYPNGEGGLGEHNYCRNPDGDVSPWCYIAEHEDGIYWKYCEIPSCRMPGNLGCYKDHGEPPPLTGTSETSNKLTIQTCISSCRSQQFKFAGMESGYACFCGNNPDYWRYGEAASTECNSVCFGDHTQPCGGDGRVILFDTLIGACGGNYTSATAVIYSPDFPDTYGTGKVCYWTIQVPGASQIHFTFVLFEIKDATDMVELLDGYTYHVLARFNGKNRPPHTFNISLDFVILYFFSDDINQAQGFAIRYRAVKDNVHQNKIPVNHNHTLSERINEQANLSMNAARSSKILYVITTSPSHPTSSMPEWTIYSLTALLILSVTAIIAKILLHITMRSHQIPAAAETEDCSDVTTAGEIWSIFYQPSTSISIFKKKLRNQQDDCNPLVGN